DNA from Alnus glutinosa chromosome 2, dhAlnGlut1.1, whole genome shotgun sequence:
ccccctacttgcgcacatcgtgcaccacgcctacccgcgccttgcacgactacatccacaccggcgatgtcagcggcactacataccacaccgtggccacacgGCCCTGATGCCTTTtacagaccattgcccccgggtacggcggggatgagcaggtcagatcccgggcagacgagcacagctggatattctccttctctatacccgcctacgtccacaccggcgatgtcagcggcactacataccacaccgtggccacaccacccggacgccgtttatagaccattgcccccgggtacggcggggatgagcaggtcagatcctatccagacgagctcagctggatattctccttctccatacacGACGTTATCGCAGTTGGGGCTGACCTCACcgggtcatattgatcgatggtgggcgcgagagtgtcatgatctgagcagatttccgttgtactatccacacccccttacaccacctatgccagtcaaccctgatagtgagactcaAGATGACAGATTCCCGCTGCCACAGCGGGGGGGGATGCCTATGCCGGGTATGCGGTCGGGACAGCTGTCGGCACTGGCGGGGGGTCAGGGCCCGgcacctggggagagccagatgcctgtttatggacagagccagttgccgcttcctggggagagtcaggacccagatgtgggggagagccagcTGCCCCGCGAGGGGGACGATGTGATGTTGGGTCTTGATCAGTTAGCCCATGATGTCCCTCAGGATATGCcttcggatgacgatcatgATGATGAGCATCACCCAGAGGATGAGTtaggcgaggagcatgctggtgacccagcgaccgagcacatagcattcgaccatattcggctgatgggtaagtacatttttatacatcattatatcttaatttagtaagttcgtataatatttaaattgaattcttaatttattaatataattaagttatttagtgttactatattaacgttttatatttattgactagggtataacccagacgggagcattTTGAGGTAATTAAGGACCcggagagaaattgggtgctcccgaggggtaagaaagttgtgttgcagtacaatgctgcaacacaacccgtgggacgagcatgcaatcgttatagacgggctgcGGGCAAGATGTTACGGAGTGGGTCCCACATTCACTTGCGGGACAAATGGGCGAAGGTAGATAAACAGATTAagcaggcgatgtgggatgccataatggtatgtgtatgaaactaatatatgtattttgtgaaattaaagttaagatgattttattattgaactgctaaaattaattattagattgaatgtgcagcaagaattttatgtacccgtatccgtcgaccagcgcctggcacagaatgaattctggggtgatatgggccgtaagcaccgttcgtggaagtcgaagttgaggacccagctaaatattcgagacggtgacacgccattgacaatacgtgcgagaatgccagatacgttttttgataagtatgaccgaacggatgtggaggacgtactgcacgagtggtgcacaaaaataaatgtggtatgtaggtctttcaATGTActactataatgttgtgtttttttaataaacagttcattcaatcatagcacataagtaattaagtgtatcaattcttaaatttttttgcaaatgttcaatgtaaaggagaggtctgaacgaatgaagcggttgcgggagcagaatgacatcccccatagtctggggtccaaaagttatgccagatttaatcacgatgaggtatcgaacaatatgtaaaaaccctaattcttatttggacataattgttctttcttaacattaaatgaatatccaatgtttgttatatatttatactgtatggcgacagCGACAGACATCtatatctggcacgccccccactcgcgccgagtcgtttgtgaagacgcacacaaggaaagacggcacttacctgaacgagcggacacgggacctatgcgtatgctactgttaaatgttatcgattattattagttatgcgtgtgataaagtatttattaattaccagtgttttgtatgttgacgacgtacaggagcggatgacacagagtttgtcactgatcctgctgcctcggaccccgtctcatcagatacggtgcgttgggcacctggcgacgcgtacgagcaagcggttgggcgacccgagtatgcgggtagggttcggcaggttgggccgaacgttactcctgttcgcgggacttgtttctcgCATAGGGACCGCACacgggggggaccggccgagggcacgtctcaggattgggctgctcaTAAAATTGCGgagttggagggcatagtgcaGGCCGAGAGGgagcgggctgacagcatggagcagcgcatacgacagtttgatgctatggagcagcgcatgcgacattttgatgctatggagcagcgcatgcgacattttgaggccttcatgtcctctacaggattatcgttcatatgccctggtgctcagcagtcttcacccgcacacgtaggtagtacgtcatctgttagtagtgcgcctgcaggtatggttcatattatgtatacatttaggtttatttttaatttgttctcattatttgtttaaatttgcatataatattatgtaggttaattatttttattacttgcaggtaatgcgacaacggttggttcgttgtcgccttctggacaattgctgagccaacaatcccctctcgggactccatcgcccgttacaccatctcttgcgggacaatcgacagttggcgaggtcacgcccgggactgcacctcgtgatccgcagcgacgtcctccagatttgtagatattttgtatatattttttttttgttagtcacgaataactttattaaatcaagatttaaaaatttgttgatattgttgtgtaagtagttattgttagtaatgaatatgtttattagtacatggtattcgaaattttaaatattgttgttttgattaattag
Protein-coding regions in this window:
- the LOC133860459 gene encoding uncharacterized protein LOC133860459 — translated: MRADDTEFVTDPAASDPVSSDTVRWAPGDAYEQAVGRPEYAGRVRQVGPNVTPVRGTCFSHRDRTRGGPAEGTSQDWAAHKIAELEGIVQAERERADSMEQRIRQFDAMEQRMRHFDAMEQRINGKADTLLLKRPVEETYKEDRKRLTILNANWAILRGNEPESEISMEMVTQTCMEAEVEKKESDTCVTGST